From the genome of Mycobacterium dioxanotrophicus, one region includes:
- a CDS encoding SDR family NAD(P)-dependent oxidoreductase has translation MSKVWFVTGSSRGLGRALVRAALEAGDRVAATARRPEQLADLADEFGERIYSLALDVTDPAAAAAALAASRERFGRLDVIVNNAGYANVSPIETTDDADFREQFETNFWGVYNVSKAAIPILREQRGGLVIQFSSMGGRVGGSPGLASYQAAKFAIDGFSRVLQVETAPFGVRALVVEPSGFRTDWAGASMTVHEAPDAYAETVGAMRAAASQSGAIMAGDPQRAAEILVKMTRRQDIPYHLPLGVNAAEGSIALDQRLLSDDRKWREVSRSADFSEPYPVPFPAETMSQTV, from the coding sequence ATGAGCAAAGTTTGGTTCGTCACCGGTTCGTCCCGCGGCTTGGGCCGTGCCCTGGTTCGTGCGGCCCTGGAGGCGGGTGATCGTGTGGCAGCCACCGCACGCCGGCCCGAGCAGCTCGCCGACCTCGCCGACGAGTTCGGCGAGCGGATCTATTCGCTCGCGCTCGACGTCACCGACCCCGCCGCCGCCGCTGCGGCGCTGGCCGCGTCCCGCGAGCGGTTCGGCCGCCTCGACGTGATCGTCAACAACGCCGGATACGCCAACGTGTCGCCCATCGAGACCACCGACGACGCCGATTTCCGCGAGCAGTTCGAGACCAACTTCTGGGGCGTCTACAACGTGTCCAAGGCGGCCATCCCGATCCTGCGCGAGCAGCGGGGCGGCCTGGTCATCCAGTTCTCCTCGATGGGCGGTCGGGTCGGCGGCTCACCCGGGCTCGCGTCGTATCAGGCCGCCAAGTTCGCGATCGACGGATTCTCCCGGGTGCTGCAGGTCGAGACGGCTCCGTTCGGCGTGCGGGCGCTGGTCGTCGAGCCCAGCGGATTCCGCACCGACTGGGCCGGGGCGTCGATGACCGTCCACGAGGCGCCCGACGCGTATGCCGAGACTGTCGGGGCCATGCGCGCCGCCGCGAGCCAGAGCGGAGCCATCATGGCGGGCGATCCGCAGCGCGCTGCCGAGATTCTGGTGAAAATGACTCGGCGCCAAGATATTCCGTATCATCTTCCGCTCGGAGTCAACGCCGCGGAAGGTTCGATCGCCCTCGATCAGCGACTGCTCAGCGATGACCGCAAGTGGCGTGAGGTCAGCCGGTCCGCCGACTTCAGCGAGCCTTATCCGGTGCCATTCCCGGCTGAAACCATGTCGCAAACTGTGTGA
- a CDS encoding putative quinol monooxygenase, whose amino-acid sequence MSSSVGLLVLLEAIRGKEQELSSFLSDSLESVVEEQGSSSWYAFRINQSQFGIYDTFAHESGRQAQLVGKVAETLGTRAEGLLASPPKIQPLEVLAFK is encoded by the coding sequence GTGTCGAGTTCAGTCGGGCTGCTGGTGCTTCTCGAGGCAATCAGGGGTAAAGAGCAGGAACTGTCGAGTTTCTTGTCCGATTCTTTGGAATCTGTTGTGGAAGAACAGGGTTCGTCATCCTGGTATGCATTTCGCATCAATCAGTCCCAGTTCGGGATCTATGACACCTTCGCGCATGAGTCCGGTCGCCAGGCCCAGCTTGTCGGGAAGGTAGCCGAGACGCTCGGCACGCGGGCCGAGGGGCTCCTGGCCTCGCCGCCCAAGATCCAGCCCCTGGAAGTTCTCGCCTTCAAGTGA
- a CDS encoding ATP-binding protein has protein sequence MSDQQQPACFAKVGVTAVPESAARVRHEFSDWLHSHLMLDSVKASDVLLAVNEALANAAEFAYLSSSRPGVMHLRADYDPTAAVLTVTVADQGIWRSARPPTNDPARGRGIPLMRALSDHAIIDSSPVGTEVRLQWDHISGSL, from the coding sequence ATGTCGGACCAACAACAGCCAGCGTGCTTCGCGAAGGTCGGTGTCACTGCCGTACCAGAATCGGCGGCCCGGGTTCGGCATGAGTTCTCGGACTGGTTGCACAGCCATCTGATGCTCGACTCGGTCAAGGCCAGTGACGTGCTGTTGGCGGTGAACGAGGCATTGGCCAATGCGGCGGAATTCGCTTATCTGAGCTCCTCACGGCCCGGCGTCATGCATCTGCGTGCCGACTACGATCCGACCGCGGCGGTGCTCACCGTCACCGTTGCCGACCAAGGCATCTGGCGGTCCGCCCGACCGCCGACGAACGATCCCGCGCGTGGCCGCGGCATACCTCTCATGCGGGCACTCAGCGACCACGCGATCATCGATTCGTCACCGGTCGGCACGGAGGTGCGGTTGCAGTGGGACCACATCTCCGGCTCCCTGTGA
- a CDS encoding response regulator codes for MTSGSEGRAIDILLVEDDPGDELITREAFEHNKIENNLYVARDGEEGLDFLYRRGAFEHAPTPDLILLDLNLPKYDGRQLLEKVKSDADLCHIPVVVLTTSSAEEDILRSYKLHANAYVTKPVDLDQFMNAVRQIDEFFVQVVRLPQS; via the coding sequence ATGACATCAGGCTCCGAAGGCCGCGCGATCGACATCCTGCTGGTCGAGGACGATCCCGGTGACGAACTCATCACCCGGGAAGCGTTCGAGCACAACAAGATCGAGAACAATCTCTACGTCGCCCGCGACGGCGAGGAAGGGCTGGACTTTCTGTACCGCCGGGGTGCGTTCGAGCACGCGCCGACCCCCGACCTCATCCTGCTCGACCTCAATCTGCCCAAGTACGACGGCCGCCAGCTCCTGGAGAAGGTCAAGTCTGACGCGGACCTCTGCCACATTCCCGTCGTCGTGCTCACCACCTCGTCGGCCGAAGAAGACATTCTCCGCAGCTACAAGCTGCACGCCAACGCCTACGTCACCAAACCGGTTGACCTGGACCAGTTCATGAATGCGGTGCGACAGATCGACGAGTTCTTTGTGCAGGTCGTGCGGTTGCCTCAGTCCTGA
- a CDS encoding STAS domain-containing protein produces the protein MTSQPIPTEGPSSAAAAVSCAVEEHRDGEISVVAVSGTVDMLTAPRLEEAIRSATKSSPTAVVVDLTGVDFLASAGMGVLVASHNAMQPAVRFAVVADGPATSRPLKLVGIDDVVELFATLDDALAAVRN, from the coding sequence ATGACCAGCCAGCCAATCCCCACCGAGGGCCCGAGCAGTGCCGCAGCGGCGGTCAGCTGCGCAGTCGAAGAACACCGCGACGGTGAGATCAGCGTGGTGGCGGTCTCGGGAACGGTGGACATGCTGACTGCGCCTCGACTCGAGGAGGCCATTCGTTCCGCCACGAAGAGTTCACCGACGGCAGTGGTGGTCGATCTGACTGGAGTTGATTTCCTCGCGTCCGCAGGCATGGGCGTGCTCGTCGCCTCACACAACGCGATGCAGCCCGCGGTGCGGTTCGCAGTGGTGGCGGACGGTCCGGCCACCAGCCGGCCTCTCAAACTCGTCGGCATCGACGACGTCGTGGAGTTGTTCGCGACTCTCGACGACGCACTGGCTGCGGTGAGGAATTAA
- a CDS encoding flavin reductase family protein: MVFSRFPAAVAALCATIDGQPYGLVATSLSVGTSYAPPMTSFSVRNQSTTWPVLRSSPRIGISILAHGQHEVCRQISSRTGERFGGVNTIATEQGALFIDSAVTWLDCEVVAELPAGDHTVVIFEIHGASHDRAVAPLVFHDGSFPSLAVEPMQ, from the coding sequence ATGGTCTTCAGCAGATTTCCGGCCGCAGTAGCCGCCTTGTGCGCGACAATCGACGGTCAGCCCTACGGCCTGGTCGCGACGTCCCTATCTGTCGGCACCTCGTATGCCCCACCCATGACGTCGTTCTCGGTGCGCAACCAGTCCACCACGTGGCCCGTCTTGCGGTCCTCGCCTCGGATCGGGATCTCGATTCTCGCCCACGGGCAACACGAGGTCTGCCGCCAGATCAGCTCGAGGACAGGAGAACGGTTCGGCGGCGTGAACACCATAGCGACCGAGCAGGGCGCGCTGTTCATCGATTCAGCAGTGACGTGGCTTGACTGCGAGGTGGTGGCCGAACTTCCCGCCGGGGATCACACGGTCGTGATATTCGAAATCCACGGGGCCAGTCATGACCGGGCGGTGGCTCCGCTGGTCTTCCACGATGGCTCATTTCCGTCGTTGGCCGTCGAACCGATGCAGTGA
- the ribA gene encoding GTP cyclohydrolase II, with amino-acid sequence MAMDDAIPNAHAVERAVERLAEGGVVIVTDNANRENEADLVCSAEDVNTETMAFFVEHTSGIICVPMQAKRCEELLLPQMVETNTDAHGTAFTVSVDHVEAGTGVSAAARALTARALADPNTQAQQLRRPGHIFPLRARRGGTLERAGHTEAAVDLIKLAGKRPVAVISELVNRNGAMLTGHAVAEFATEHDLPTISVDELIEYRRQTESVVTSVTSIAAAHIPTRYGTFEAIVYVDPEDDIEHLALVAHDQSGSLTTSSPTLVRLHSECLTGDILGSRRCDCGTQLDHAAKQIFEEGSGVIIYMRGHEGRGIGLANKIRSYALQETGLDTIEANLVQGLPTDSRSYEVAAHILEDLGVSKVRLMTNNPQKVNTLRQRGFDVEVVSVPCVPTMENARYLMTKRDKMGHAIRFDHSSQELVR; translated from the coding sequence ATGGCGATGGACGACGCGATTCCCAATGCGCACGCTGTCGAGCGTGCCGTGGAACGTCTGGCAGAAGGAGGCGTAGTCATTGTCACTGACAATGCGAATCGGGAGAACGAGGCAGATCTCGTCTGCTCTGCGGAGGACGTCAATACGGAGACCATGGCGTTCTTCGTCGAGCACACGTCAGGGATTATCTGCGTGCCGATGCAGGCAAAGCGGTGTGAGGAATTACTCCTGCCTCAAATGGTCGAAACGAACACCGATGCTCACGGCACCGCTTTCACGGTGAGCGTTGACCATGTTGAGGCGGGGACCGGGGTGTCGGCGGCTGCTCGGGCGCTGACAGCACGGGCCCTGGCAGATCCGAACACTCAAGCCCAGCAACTCCGCCGGCCTGGACACATCTTTCCCTTGCGGGCGCGACGTGGGGGCACCCTCGAGCGAGCCGGCCACACGGAGGCCGCGGTGGATCTCATAAAGTTGGCTGGCAAGAGGCCGGTCGCCGTCATCTCCGAATTGGTGAATCGCAACGGTGCGATGTTGACCGGTCACGCGGTCGCCGAATTCGCGACGGAGCATGACCTTCCGACGATCTCCGTCGATGAGCTCATCGAGTACAGACGACAAACCGAATCTGTGGTCACTTCTGTGACTTCCATTGCAGCAGCGCATATTCCGACTCGATACGGCACGTTCGAAGCGATCGTCTACGTAGACCCCGAAGACGACATCGAGCATCTTGCTCTGGTCGCTCACGATCAATCGGGCAGCCTCACCACATCTTCTCCGACATTGGTCAGGCTGCACAGTGAGTGCTTGACGGGAGACATACTGGGATCGAGACGCTGTGACTGTGGAACGCAGCTCGACCATGCGGCCAAGCAGATTTTCGAAGAAGGGTCGGGTGTCATCATCTACATGCGTGGGCATGAGGGCCGAGGCATCGGATTGGCGAACAAGATCCGGTCCTATGCACTGCAAGAGACGGGGCTGGACACGATCGAAGCGAACCTCGTCCAGGGACTTCCGACCGATTCGCGGTCATACGAAGTGGCCGCTCACATCCTGGAGGATTTGGGTGTGTCCAAGGTGAGGCTCATGACCAACAACCCGCAGAAGGTAAATACACTGAGGCAGCGTGGATTTGATGTCGAAGTTGTGTCAGTGCCCTGTGTGCCCACTATGGAGAATGCACGGTATCTGATGACCAAGCGCGACAAAATGGGACACGCGATACGATTCGATCACTCATCGCAAGAGCTTGTGAGGTAA
- the zwf gene encoding glucose-6-phosphate dehydrogenase produces MSLLTLAPDNVRNISYPTPNARQIRHNNETLPPHVIVLFGAAGDLAKRKLLPGLAYLDQSAFSPEIRVVATSLEDFRDEEFLQHAKAAIDEFGHRHPTDEQWANFAAKVHYVPQSAGPAALAAAVAAAEVELGSEARRLHYLSVPPKAAQAVISMLEDADLVKRSKVVMEKPFGTDLDSAVALNAFVHRTFKESQIFRIDHFLGKEAAQNILAFRFANGLFEPIWNRNFIDHIQIDIPEKLGLDKRANFYESTGAFKDMVVTHLFQVMAFVVMEPPTALEPRAISEEKDKVFRSMLPLNPDDVVRGQYQGYRDEPGVSAESETETFIALKVGIDNWRWAGVPIYLRTGKKMAEGQRIISVAFKEAPRTMFPAGAGVGSQGPNHLTFDLADDSKVSLSFYGKRPGPGMRLEKLSMQFSTEQSGAVADVLEAYERLFLDAMRGDHTLFTTAEGIEALWERSTPLLRDPPAVKMYPAGTWGPNAIHQLIAPNAWRLPFERMWRE; encoded by the coding sequence ATGTCGCTTCTCACCCTGGCTCCCGACAATGTGCGCAACATCTCCTACCCAACACCCAACGCACGTCAGATCCGGCACAACAACGAGACGCTGCCGCCCCACGTCATCGTGCTGTTCGGGGCGGCGGGTGACCTGGCGAAACGCAAACTCCTGCCGGGTCTGGCCTATCTGGACCAGTCGGCGTTCTCCCCGGAGATTCGGGTAGTCGCCACGTCCCTAGAGGATTTCCGCGACGAGGAGTTCCTCCAGCACGCCAAAGCGGCCATCGACGAGTTCGGCCATCGTCACCCCACCGATGAGCAGTGGGCCAACTTCGCCGCCAAAGTGCACTACGTCCCGCAGAGCGCGGGCCCGGCAGCACTGGCAGCGGCTGTGGCGGCCGCCGAAGTGGAACTCGGCAGCGAAGCCCGTCGGCTGCACTATCTATCGGTGCCGCCCAAGGCCGCCCAGGCCGTCATCAGCATGCTCGAGGATGCCGATCTGGTGAAGCGCTCCAAGGTGGTGATGGAAAAGCCGTTCGGCACCGACCTGGACAGTGCAGTCGCGCTGAATGCGTTCGTGCACAGGACATTCAAGGAATCTCAGATCTTCCGCATCGACCACTTTCTGGGCAAGGAGGCCGCGCAGAACATTCTGGCGTTCCGGTTCGCCAACGGCCTGTTCGAGCCCATTTGGAATCGCAACTTCATCGACCATATCCAGATCGACATTCCAGAGAAGCTCGGGCTGGACAAGCGGGCCAATTTTTACGAGAGCACCGGGGCTTTCAAGGACATGGTGGTCACGCACCTGTTCCAGGTGATGGCGTTCGTGGTGATGGAGCCGCCGACAGCGTTGGAGCCACGCGCCATCAGTGAAGAGAAGGACAAGGTGTTCCGATCGATGCTGCCGCTCAACCCCGACGATGTAGTGCGGGGCCAGTATCAGGGCTATCGCGACGAGCCGGGGGTATCGGCCGAGTCCGAGACTGAGACGTTCATCGCGCTCAAGGTGGGCATCGACAACTGGCGCTGGGCCGGGGTGCCGATCTACCTGCGCACCGGCAAGAAAATGGCCGAGGGCCAACGCATCATCTCGGTCGCGTTCAAAGAAGCACCACGGACCATGTTCCCGGCCGGTGCCGGAGTCGGCTCGCAAGGGCCCAACCACTTGACCTTCGACCTCGCCGACGACTCGAAGGTGTCGTTGTCGTTCTACGGCAAGCGGCCCGGGCCCGGAATGCGCCTGGAGAAGCTGTCGATGCAGTTCTCCACCGAGCAGAGCGGGGCGGTGGCTGATGTGCTGGAAGCCTACGAGCGGTTGTTCCTCGACGCCATGCGTGGCGACCACACCTTGTTCACCACGGCTGAGGGCATCGAGGCGCTGTGGGAGCGGTCGACGCCACTGCTGCGGGATCCGCCCGCGGTCAAGATGTATCCGGCAGGGACGTGGGGACCGAACGCGATTCACCAGCTGATCGCGCCGAACGCCTGGCGGCTGCCGTTCGAGCGGATGTGGCGGGAGTAG
- a CDS encoding putative quinol monooxygenase encodes MSSSVGLLVLLEAIRGKEQELSSFLSDSLESVVEEQGSSSWYAFRINQSQFGIYDTFAHESGRQAQLVGKVAETLGTRAEGLLASPPKIQPLEVLASK; translated from the coding sequence GTGTCGAGTTCAGTCGGGCTGCTGGTGCTTCTCGAGGCAATCAGGGGTAAAGAGCAGGAACTGTCGAGTTTCTTGTCCGATTCTTTGGAATCTGTTGTGGAAGAACAGGGTTCGTCATCCTGGTATGCATTTCGCATCAATCAGTCCCAGTTCGGGATCTATGACACCTTCGCGCATGAGTCCGGTCGCCAGGCCCAGCTTGTCGGGAAGGTAGCCGAGACGCTCGGCACGCGGGCCGAGGGGCTCCTGGCCTCGCCGCCCAAGATCCAGCCCCTGGAAGTTCTCGCCTCCAAGTGA
- a CDS encoding sensor histidine kinase, whose product MKLTVQGWLNVVLATMGGIVLAGAVAGVLMIRWTDQVSDDLINHLQPARVAAYRLQAALRDQETAVRGYAIAADRQFLQPYDDGQSVATAAAADIRSLVGDRKEQLADLDAIQRAADRWRSTYAAPLIVSVTPGRPTVVDERTAERGKIEFDSMRALFDAQNSHLEQVRNTARDELNRSRAWRDGMLIAVIAAFVVTALLLAVWVRGAVIRPLDALAAACRRITQGNFGDRITPKGPKDIRAISVDVEDMRQRIVDELEASRSAQASLDEQADELRRSNAELEQFAYVASHDLQEPLRKVASFCQLLEKRYGDKLDERGIEYVGFAVDGAKRMQVLINDLLTFSRVGRLGATRAEVDLGAALASALSNLSAAVEDSGAEIVLPSEPLPHVDGDPTLLTMVWQNLIGNAVKFRRDGFVPHVAIECRPDEDAWLFTVSDNGIGIGAEFAEKVFVIFQRLHGRDAYGGTGIGLALCKKIVEHHGGNIWIDTTYSGGTRINFTLPRMEGNSE is encoded by the coding sequence ATGAAGCTCACCGTCCAGGGCTGGCTCAACGTGGTCTTGGCGACCATGGGCGGCATCGTGCTCGCGGGCGCGGTGGCCGGAGTCCTCATGATCCGGTGGACCGACCAGGTCTCCGATGATCTGATCAACCATCTTCAACCCGCCCGGGTGGCTGCCTACCGGCTGCAGGCGGCGCTACGCGATCAGGAAACGGCCGTCCGCGGGTACGCCATCGCGGCAGACCGCCAGTTCCTGCAGCCCTATGACGACGGACAGAGCGTCGCTACCGCGGCCGCCGCGGACATCCGGTCGCTGGTGGGCGACCGCAAGGAGCAACTGGCCGATCTCGATGCGATTCAGCGGGCGGCGGACAGGTGGCGCAGCACCTACGCCGCTCCGCTCATCGTCAGTGTCACACCGGGCCGGCCCACCGTCGTCGACGAGCGGACCGCCGAGCGCGGAAAGATCGAATTCGACAGTATGCGGGCCCTTTTCGATGCCCAGAATTCGCACCTCGAGCAGGTCAGGAACACGGCGCGCGATGAGCTGAACCGCAGCCGGGCTTGGCGTGACGGGATGCTGATTGCCGTGATCGCCGCATTCGTCGTCACCGCGCTGCTGCTCGCGGTCTGGGTACGTGGCGCGGTGATACGCCCGTTGGACGCACTCGCGGCAGCGTGCCGCAGAATCACCCAGGGCAACTTCGGTGACCGCATCACCCCGAAGGGCCCCAAGGACATTCGGGCCATCTCCGTCGACGTCGAGGACATGCGGCAACGCATCGTGGATGAGCTCGAAGCCTCGCGGTCCGCGCAGGCGTCGCTGGATGAGCAGGCCGACGAGCTGCGCCGGTCGAACGCCGAGCTCGAGCAGTTCGCCTATGTGGCTTCGCATGACTTGCAGGAGCCGCTGAGAAAGGTTGCCTCGTTCTGCCAGTTGCTGGAGAAGCGGTACGGCGACAAGCTTGATGAGCGCGGAATCGAGTACGTCGGTTTCGCGGTCGACGGCGCCAAACGCATGCAGGTACTCATCAACGACCTGTTGACGTTCTCCCGGGTGGGACGGCTGGGCGCCACGCGCGCAGAAGTGGATCTCGGAGCGGCGCTGGCGTCCGCGTTGAGCAATCTGTCGGCCGCTGTGGAGGATTCGGGAGCGGAGATCGTGCTTCCGTCGGAACCGTTGCCGCACGTCGACGGTGACCCGACACTGCTGACGATGGTGTGGCAGAACCTGATCGGAAACGCGGTGAAGTTCCGACGGGACGGCTTCGTGCCCCACGTCGCGATCGAATGTCGGCCCGACGAGGATGCCTGGCTGTTCACCGTGTCGGACAACGGCATCGGTATCGGTGCAGAATTCGCCGAGAAGGTCTTTGTCATCTTCCAGCGCTTGCATGGGCGGGATGCTTACGGCGGAACGGGTATCGGGCTTGCGCTGTGCAAGAAGATCGTCGAACACCACGGTGGCAACATCTGGATAGACACGACGTACTCGGGCGGGACCCGGATCAATTTCACTCTGCCCCGAATGGAAGGAAACTCTGAATGA
- a CDS encoding HD domain-containing protein has translation MTNTSIESVADIVIPDTQLVRDVTEYIRDAESDLLFDHSRRVFLFGALQGRRRGLQPDLELLYVGAMFHDIGLTERYRDSQLRFEVDGANAAREFLLARGVDEADARKVWLGIALHTTPSVPEFLEPEIALVTAGVETDVLGIGRDDLSAEALAAVTAAHPRPDFKRQILQAFTDGNKHRPRSTFGNVNADVLEHYDPSFVRDDFVQIILDNGWPE, from the coding sequence ATGACCAATACATCGATCGAATCCGTTGCCGACATCGTCATTCCCGACACCCAGCTGGTGCGGGATGTCACCGAGTACATCCGCGACGCGGAGAGTGATCTGCTGTTCGATCACTCGCGCCGAGTATTCCTGTTCGGTGCACTGCAAGGCCGTCGCCGCGGGCTGCAGCCCGACCTGGAACTGCTCTACGTCGGCGCCATGTTCCACGACATCGGGCTGACCGAGCGCTACCGCGACTCTCAGCTGCGGTTCGAGGTCGACGGCGCCAACGCGGCGCGGGAGTTCCTGTTGGCGCGTGGTGTCGACGAGGCCGACGCGCGAAAGGTGTGGCTGGGCATCGCATTACACACGACGCCGAGTGTGCCCGAGTTCCTCGAGCCGGAAATCGCCTTGGTCACAGCGGGTGTCGAGACCGACGTGCTGGGGATCGGCCGTGACGACCTGTCGGCGGAGGCGCTGGCCGCAGTCACCGCAGCCCACCCGCGGCCCGACTTCAAACGCCAGATCCTGCAGGCCTTCACCGACGGCAACAAGCATCGTCCGCGCAGCACATTCGGCAACGTCAACGCCGACGTGCTCGAGCACTACGACCCTTCGTTCGTCCGCGACGACTTCGTCCAGATCATCCTCGACAACGGCTGGCCGGAGTAG
- a CDS encoding TetR/AcrR family transcriptional regulator, protein MSSPDFQRARSSAAKQAREAAILESARRLGAEQGIRQITLTDIAMAVGMHKSAMLRYFETREEIFLRLTADGWREWSAALRARLDAAEEMSPAAVGTTFAATLAERGMFCDLLAQAPMNLERNVSVEAVRTFKLATLTEVDAIVTATHRLLPTLTEEDGVDLVAAATSLSGAFWQMATPGPEIAALYRSEPGLAHAVVDVESRVARILSAMLTGILGRR, encoded by the coding sequence GTGTCGAGCCCCGACTTCCAGCGCGCCCGCAGTTCGGCGGCCAAACAGGCCCGCGAAGCGGCGATTCTCGAGTCCGCACGTCGGTTGGGCGCCGAACAGGGCATTCGGCAGATCACCCTCACCGACATCGCCATGGCCGTCGGCATGCACAAGTCCGCAATGCTGCGGTACTTCGAGACGCGCGAGGAGATCTTCCTGCGGCTGACCGCCGACGGCTGGCGGGAATGGTCGGCCGCGCTGCGCGCACGGCTGGACGCCGCCGAAGAGATGTCGCCCGCCGCGGTCGGTACCACCTTCGCCGCAACCCTCGCCGAGCGTGGGATGTTCTGCGATCTGCTCGCCCAGGCGCCGATGAACCTCGAGCGCAACGTATCCGTCGAGGCGGTGCGCACATTCAAGCTCGCGACGCTCACGGAGGTCGACGCGATCGTCACCGCCACGCACAGGTTGCTGCCAACCCTCACCGAGGAGGACGGCGTCGACCTGGTGGCCGCCGCGACGTCGCTGTCAGGCGCGTTCTGGCAGATGGCCACGCCCGGCCCCGAGATCGCCGCGCTCTACCGCAGCGAACCCGGCCTCGCGCATGCAGTTGTCGACGTCGAATCACGGGTCGCGCGAATACTTTCCGCGATGCTGACCGGAATCCTCGGCCGGCGCTGA
- a CDS encoding MFS transporter, with protein MALSVWFSATSVVPSLTIEWRISSAAAVWLTASVQIGFAIGAIVSAVANLADRIRPQVLLGVSACGTAGLTLAFAWFAEGLTTAMILRFFTGVLLAGVYPVGMKLMASWSTSANRGTSFGLLIGALTVGSILPHLINGIETLPWKSVMTVAACVAAAGGLLSVLFLRPGPGAGSGRVQANPRYIWQMFKNRESRLANIGYFGHMWELYALWAWVGTFLVSSVNEHQRAISSSASSATIFVTIGIFGLLGCLVGGWLADKIGRAMTAGMALAISGTCCLLSPLAFDAAWAVLVLFLAIWGAAVIADSGVFSTMLSETVDSRYVGTALTAQTAIGFLLTVVTIQIVPIIADAVGWRYAFLVLLAGPLMGVAAMRGLRSIF; from the coding sequence ATGGCTCTCAGCGTCTGGTTCTCGGCGACGTCCGTGGTGCCGAGCCTGACGATCGAATGGCGGATCTCCAGCGCGGCGGCAGTTTGGCTCACGGCATCCGTCCAGATCGGCTTCGCCATCGGGGCGATTGTGTCGGCAGTCGCCAACCTGGCAGACCGTATCCGTCCCCAGGTTCTGCTGGGAGTGAGTGCCTGCGGCACGGCGGGGCTGACGTTGGCGTTCGCATGGTTCGCGGAGGGCCTCACCACGGCGATGATCCTGCGGTTCTTCACCGGTGTGCTCCTCGCCGGTGTGTATCCCGTCGGTATGAAGCTCATGGCGTCATGGTCAACAAGCGCGAATCGTGGCACATCCTTCGGATTGTTGATCGGCGCGCTGACAGTGGGATCGATTCTGCCGCATCTCATCAATGGTATCGAGACGTTGCCGTGGAAATCCGTCATGACCGTGGCTGCATGTGTCGCGGCAGCCGGCGGGCTGCTGTCCGTGCTGTTCCTCAGGCCGGGCCCGGGCGCCGGGTCGGGACGCGTGCAGGCGAATCCCCGATACATATGGCAGATGTTCAAAAACCGGGAATCCAGGCTAGCCAATATCGGCTATTTCGGTCATATGTGGGAGCTCTATGCCCTGTGGGCCTGGGTTGGAACGTTCCTGGTCTCCTCGGTGAATGAGCACCAGCGGGCGATATCGTCGAGCGCGTCCAGCGCCACGATATTCGTGACGATCGGAATTTTTGGACTTCTCGGGTGTCTCGTCGGCGGTTGGCTTGCGGACAAGATCGGGCGGGCGATGACTGCGGGCATGGCGCTGGCGATCAGTGGGACGTGTTGTCTGTTGTCGCCGTTGGCATTTGACGCAGCATGGGCAGTACTTGTGCTGTTTCTCGCGATCTGGGGTGCCGCGGTGATTGCGGATTCCGGAGTGTTCTCGACCATGTTGTCCGAGACTGTGGACAGCCGCTACGTGGGCACTGCGCTGACGGCGCAGACTGCGATTGGCTTTTTGCTGACGGTGGTGACGATACAGATCGTGCCTATCATCGCCGACGCCGTTGGCTGGCGGTACGCATTCCTTGTGCTCTTAGCCGGTCCGTTGATGGGAGTTGCGGCGATGCGGGGCCTACGGAGCATTTTCTAG